A genomic stretch from Mya arenaria isolate MELC-2E11 chromosome 10, ASM2691426v1 includes:
- the LOC128205745 gene encoding receptor-type tyrosine-protein phosphatase S-like, protein MLFWTFTLLCFVRSCMAVSVIIDENGVNCSVNCACCKGGISKCNDDNTCKDGCVATISGHRCFHSCPENCYTCEHMFGKICYTCKDTFYDKNSVCNKRCSLGCYNGTCNDDGMCSPCKADFEGPRCTTCVPGKYGSNCSLKCGNQNCRCTTDRDCISCKNGFFGISTNCQTPCSTGCQNGVCNDDGTCNCTSRFIGTTCSECMSGYHGTHCKENCSVGCVNRQCSKNGTCSCQDFFGGSTCETCLNGRYGDRCDQVCSVGCNKTRVCDRITGFCECLPNFTGDKCEQCKDGLYGQSCDLHCPDTCKGATCAQHEGRCTLGCVDGYSGDNCTNTCDIPCTECLQNDTSHCVLCHGGYTGTKCRCPPNCNCATGLDVCVSCSQGYANPEQQCTCQSKYCIESLCDQCINQTFYSDNNACCACPENCKDGVCKNGPECISGCIDGFYGLNCSKRCSFFSAGCLQCNRTDGKCLLCNNGYYLHENGSCTGCQRNFYGYLCKSKCSENCQQKGTETSCNNVGKCTYGCVDGYEGDGCTVSDIQDNVAASPVGYIVGVVTVIVIIGVVVVVFLMRPRLTRLFSSHTTSGNMNTSVKADVIVENKNNSNEINERNNRDSTDSDQLGHRHQASTSSSLKQPTSVCEIDLEFDKDAIHEAECTAGVYYNNSVALQRPKVSIDGLVEYVDSLTQDDIKVAFEKFPQGLIKPYVHSQRSGNLQRNRYKGIYPYDDCRVKIRDEDTDYINASFIDGYKKGKEYIATLGPMSQQLGGDFEPFWRMVWQQKVEKIVMVTNLIENGTGKCEQYWPNVGTNKMYGEFRITCHSEDMYAEFTRRALTIIKSSEERSIYQLHFTCWPDKGIPDDVTAIIEFRQRVLNTPTTYKGPTVVHCSAGVGRTGTYIALDILTKEGETEGAVDIPGCVVNMRQNRPNMIQTMEQYQYLHKAVVYSLTFNCTPIKAEKFQQYMKTTRRADLNRQFQQLQHTVEQRSKQEANAVKINKENLAKNRANADIPGDENRPRLYLGLESGASDYINAVYIHGFKEKRRFLVAQTPLPETVNAFLTLVVQENCSCIVSFEPDMDKQRNVGIYYPAENMQVLKKGSFEVSSSRETRKSHYAIRSLKIRHTRATGRLSEKTLAHMQFTEWDEIKNVPLSVENFLTFQNDVEETANKQKDGPILLHCFDGAGRTGLFCVVSMLLRKMAIEHEVSVLNAVRKVKTMRRLAIPNLDQFIFCHESVMEYLRAFDKDVYANFAGSNE, encoded by the exons ATGCTATTTTGGACATTTACTTTACTATGCTTCGTTCGATCATGTATGGCAG TGTCGGTTATTATAGACGAGAATGGGGTGAATTGCAGTGTAAACTGTGCGTGTTGTAAAGGAGGAATATCAAAGTGTAATGATGATAACACCTGTAAAGACGGATGTGTTGCAACCATATCTGGTCACAGATGTTTTCACTCTTGTCCCGAAAACTGCTACACGTGCGAACATATGTTTGGCAAGATATGTTACACCTGCAAagatacattttatgataaaaacagtGTGTGTAACAAGAGGTGTTCTTTAGGTTGTTACAATGGGACCTGTAATGACGATGGAATGTGTAGCCCATGTAAAGCAGATTTCGAAGGTCCTAGATGCACTACATGTGTACCAGGAAAATATGGTTCAAATTGTTCTTTAAAGTGTGGAAATCAGAACTGTCGATGTACGACTGACAGAGATTGCATTTCTTGTAAAAATGGCTTCTTTGGCATCAGCACCAACTGTCAAACACCTTGTTCCACTGGATGTCAAAATGGCGTTTGTAATGATGATGGGACGTGTAATTGTACCTCAAGATTTATTGGAACTACGTGCAGTGAATGTATGTCCGGATACCATGGGACACACTGCAAAGAAAATTGTTCCGTAGGCTGTGTAAATAGACAATGTTCAAAAAATGGCACGTGTTCCTGTCAAGATTTCTTTGGTGGATCAACAtgtgaaacatgtttaaatggaCGATACGGTGATCGTTGTGATCAAGTATGCAGTGTCGGCTGTAACAAAACAAGAGTATGTGACAGAATCACCGGCTTCTGTGAATGTCTACCGAACTTTACCGGCGATAAGTGTGAGCAATGCAAAGACGGTCTTTACGGACAATCATGTGACTTACATTGTCCGGATACTTGCAAAGGCGCCACATGCGCGCAACATGAAGGGAGATGCACACTTGGTTGTGTTGATGGTTATTCGGGTGACAATTGTACAAACACTTGTGACATTCCATGCACAGAATGTCTACAAAATGATACTTCCCACTGTGTGTTATGCCACGGTGGATATACTGGAACAAAATGTCGATGTCCTCCTAACTGCAACTGTGCAACTGGATTAGATGTTTGTGTTTCATGTTCACAAGGTTACGCTAATCCTGAGCAACAATGCACGTGTCAATCGAAATATTGTATCGAGAGTCTGTGCGATCAATGCATTAATCAAACGTTTTACTCTGATAACAATGCGTGTTGTGCATGTCCAGAAAATTGCAAAGATGGTGTCTGCAAGAATGGACCCGAGTGTATTTCAGGTTGTATTGACGGTTTTTACGGTCTCAATTGTTCTAAAAGGTGTTCGTTCTTCAGTGCTGGGTGTTTACAATGTAACAGGACTGATGGAAAGTGCTTATTGTGCAACAACGGATATTACCTTCATGAAAATGGCAGTTGCACAGGCTGCCAAAGAAATTTCTACGGATACTTATGTAAATCTAAATGCTCTGAAAACTGTCAGCAAAAGGGAACAGAAACAAGTTGTAACAACGTCGGTAAATGTACATATGGATGCGTTGATGGATACGAAGGGGATGGCTGCACAG TGAGCGATATTCAAGACAATGTAGCTGCCTCACCAGTAGGATATATTGTGGGGGTAGTGACCGTTATAGTCATCATTGGTGTGGTTGTTGTGGTCTTCCTTATGCGTCCAAG ATTAACTCGCCTGTTTTCCTCACACACCACAAGCGGAAACATGAATACATCTGTCAAAGCTGACGTTATTGTCGAAAACAAGAACAATT CAAACGAAATAAATGAGCGCAACAACCGAGATTCCACCGATTCTGATCAACTTGGTCACCGACATCAAGCAAGCACGTCTTCTTCGCTAAAGCAACCAACATCAGTATGCGAGATAGATCTGGAATTTG ATAAAGATGCTATTCACGAAGCTGAATGCACTGCTGGTGTATATTACAACAACTCGGTCGCTTTGCAGAGGCCTAAAGTTTCTATTGACGGTCTTGTTGAATACGTTGATTCATTAACACAGGATGATATCAAAGTTGCATTTGAG AAATTTCCCCAAGGGCTTATTAAGCCGTACGTTCACTCCCAAAGAAGTGGCAACTTGCAAAGAAACAGATACAAGGGCATTTATCCAT ATGACGATTGCAGAGTAAAGATTCGGGATGAAGATACGGATTACATCAATGCAAGTTTTATTGAT GGATATAAAAAAGGGAAAGAGTACATCGCCACCTTAG GACCAATGTCGCAGCAACTAGGTGGTGATTTCGAACCCTTCTGGCGGATGGTTTGGCAACAGAAGGTTGAGAAGATTGTCATGGTCACAAACCTGATTGAGAATGGG ACGGGTAAATGTGAACAGTATTGGCCAAATGTTGGTACTAACAAGATGTATGGCGAGTTTAGAATTACGTGTCATTCGGAGGACATGTATGCCGAGTTTACAAGAAGAGCCCTTACAATTATAAAG TCATCCGAAGAAAGGTCCATCTATCAACTGCACTTCACATGTTGGCCTGACAAAGGCATTCCCGACGACGTCACAGCGATCATTGAGTTTAGACAAAGAGTACTGAATACCCCTACAACGTATAAAGGACCTACTGTAGTTCATTGCAG TGCCGGTGTGGGACGAACGGGCACATACATCGCTCTGGACATCCTGACGAAGGAGGGTGAAACTGAAGGAGCGGTTGATATCCCTGGATGTGTGGTCAACATGCGACAGAACAGGCCGAACATGATACAGACTATG GAACAGTATCAATATCTCCATAAGGCTGTTGTGTATTCCCTGACTTTCAATTGCACTCCGATCAAGGCAGAAAAATTTCAGCAATACATGAAGACAACAAGAAGAGCTGACTTAAACAGGCAATTTCAG CAACTTCAGCACACCGTTGAACAGCGATCGAAACAGGAAGCAAACgcagtcaaaataaataaagaaaacttggctaaaaatcgGGCCAATGCAGACATACCAG GTGATGAAAACCGACCACGACTCTACCTTGGGTTGGAAAGTGGAGCGTCTGATTACATCAATGCTGTGTATATACAT GGTTTCAAAGAAAAACGCCGATTTCTTGTTGCACAGACTCCTTTGCCAGAGACCGTTAATGCCTTCCTGACATTGGTTGTCCAAGAAAACTGCTCATGTATTGTCAGTTTTGAGCCAGACATGGACAAACAAAGG AATGTTGGAATATACTACCCGGCGGAAAACATGCAGGTGTTAAAGAAGGGGTCATTTGAAGTCAGCTCTTCACGTGAAACAAGGAAATCACACTATGCAATAAGAAGCCTTAAGATACGACATACGAGAGCGACAGGG CGCCTTTCGGAGAAAACTCTGGCCCACATGCAGTTCACCGAGTGGGATGAAATTAAGAATGTCCCTCTTTCTGTTGAAAACTTTCTCACCTTCCAGAATGACGTGGAGGAAACAGCAAACAAACAGAAAGATGGACCGATACTTCTACATTGTTT TGACGGAGCAGGCCGAACGGGTCTATTCTGCGTGGTGTCAATGCTGCTGAGGAAAATGGCCATAGAACACGAAGTTAGTGTTCTCAATGCTGTTAGGAAAGTCAAGACCATGCGACGACTGGCGATTCCGAATTTG GATCAATTCATCTTCTGTCACGAGAGCGTCATGGAATACTTGCGAGCATTTGACAAGGATGTGTATGCTAACTTTGCTGGTTCAAATGAATAG